In Fibrobacter sp. UWH4, a single genomic region encodes these proteins:
- a CDS encoding DNA replication/repair protein RecF, which produces MISKIYIEGVRSLSGFEQEFGPGITVVHGPNGCGKTSILESVHLLAQGFSFRARDLKELIAWNGDEFLLRATFEDSGRTTARAIRVGRRSCDVRENGENLKSAAALFGSLPAVVMQPSDIELLRGAPDVRRRWLNEILCFRSKANASLLRRYGRVLQQRNKWLRDFKRGGGMAPLGGEELFGILTEQLIDLGAKLWAARLSLSKEISPIITGYYRKLSGGVDEITCAYKSSILKELDALDGAEFLDDAELDKVAAEPSAPYNVSGDDSGMSDDGSVDEDALRTAFSRKLRSLEIAERSFGGTLAGPHRDDLGICIGGSEMRSSGSQGQCRCAAIAMRFAAVDVASRFLSKPILLLDDIFAELDVKRRDAVASLIREKACQVIIATPQLEELPFTAEASIELRV; this is translated from the coding sequence GTGATTTCCAAAATCTATATAGAAGGCGTGCGCAGCCTATCCGGGTTTGAACAGGAGTTTGGGCCCGGAATTACGGTCGTTCATGGGCCGAACGGTTGCGGCAAAACTTCGATACTGGAATCGGTCCATTTGCTGGCCCAGGGATTTTCATTCAGGGCAAGAGACTTGAAAGAACTGATCGCCTGGAACGGCGATGAGTTCCTGCTGCGGGCGACCTTTGAGGATTCGGGGCGGACGACGGCGCGCGCGATTCGCGTGGGCCGTCGCAGTTGCGATGTCCGGGAGAATGGCGAGAACTTGAAATCGGCGGCGGCGCTCTTCGGAAGTCTGCCTGCAGTCGTGATGCAGCCGTCTGATATAGAACTCTTGCGTGGGGCGCCCGATGTGCGGCGCCGGTGGCTGAACGAAATTCTCTGTTTCCGTTCGAAGGCGAATGCCTCTTTGCTGCGTCGGTACGGTCGCGTGCTGCAACAGCGCAATAAGTGGCTCAGGGATTTCAAGCGCGGGGGTGGAATGGCGCCCTTGGGCGGCGAGGAACTCTTTGGAATCTTGACTGAACAGCTGATTGACCTGGGGGCGAAATTATGGGCAGCCCGACTTTCGCTATCGAAAGAAATTTCTCCGATTATCACGGGGTACTACCGTAAGCTTTCGGGGGGAGTCGACGAAATTACCTGCGCCTACAAGAGTTCGATTCTGAAGGAACTCGATGCGCTTGACGGAGCGGAATTTTTGGATGATGCGGAACTGGACAAGGTCGCCGCGGAGCCCTCGGCGCCGTACAATGTCTCGGGTGATGATTCAGGAATGTCCGACGACGGTTCGGTTGACGAGGACGCCTTGCGGACTGCTTTTAGTCGAAAACTCCGCAGCTTGGAAATTGCGGAACGCTCTTTCGGCGGTACGCTTGCCGGTCCGCACCGCGATGATCTGGGAATCTGCATTGGCGGATCCGAAATGCGTTCTTCGGGATCGCAGGGGCAGTGCCGTTGTGCGGCGATCGCGATGCGCTTTGCTGCGGTTGATGTGGCGAGCCGTTTCCTTAGTAAGCCGATTCTCTTGCTCGATGATATTTTTGCCGAACTCGACGTGAAGCGTCGCGATGCGGTGGCGTCGCTCATTCGCGAAAAGGCTTGCCAGGTGATTATCGCGACTCCACAGCTGGAAGAATTGCCGTTTACCGCAGAAGCTAGTATAGAGCTTAGAGTTTAG